In one window of Eleutherodactylus coqui strain aEleCoq1 chromosome 10, aEleCoq1.hap1, whole genome shotgun sequence DNA:
- the TRIM32 gene encoding E3 ubiquitin-protein ligase TRIM32: MASATTVNVDGLREVLECPICMETYTEEQMRPKLLQCGHTSCKQCLEKLLATTINGVRCPFCSRITHITNSSQLTDNLTVLKIMNTTELGQTVTALMCKMCNQRLPRRYCKNCALLICEMCGQEAHPPPDHIVLSMIDAAHECRQSFQEKLTSLRQSIQDLQKRKSSLDSLSSHVKCKYKLVMQDYSKEEINVHEELARSRKHFTSSLYEVEKLNNQVLDEQAYLLNIAEVQIVSRCDYLLLKMKQSDLALLEESLDEEEPNLLANLPQNLTLQDVEFLKVGHVGPVQVGQVVKKPYNVNLDDPDPDGFPTAMSNDVDTLPEDVSHVQPCTSTPIVQLVDAACSLQQCQFLRKMGSKGNMPGMFNLPVSIHVTALGEVLVADRGNCRIQVFNRKGFLREIRRSPTGIDTFVLSFLGADLPNLIPLSVTMNCHGLIGVTDNYDNSVKVYTMEGHCIACHRSQLSKPWGIAAMPSGQFVVTDVEGGKLWCLTVDRSLGVVKYSRLCSAVRPKFVTCDQQGIVYFTQGLGLNLENRQYEHNLEGGFSIGSVGADGQLGRQISHFFSENEDFRCIAGMCVGARGDLVVADSGRKEILHFPKSGGYSVLIKEGLTCPVGVSITPKGQLLVLDCWDHCIKIYSYHARRYSSP, translated from the coding sequence ATGGCTTCCGCCACAACTGTGAATGTGGATGGTCTTCGAGAAGTGCTTGAGTGCCCCATATGTATGGAGACATACACCGAGGAACAGATGAGGCCGAAACTCTTGCAATGTGGTCACACTTCATGTAAACAGTGCCTTGAAAAGCTTTTAGCCACTACTATTAATGGAGTGCGCTGTCCTTTCTGTAGTCGGATAACTCATATTACAAATTCATCCCAGTTGACTGATAACTTGACTGTTTTGAAAATCATGAATACTACAGAATTGGGCCAAACTGTCACAGCGTTAATGTGCAAGATGTGCAACCAAAGGCTGCCACGCAGGTACTGCAAAAATTGTGCTTTACTGATTTGTGAAATGTGCGGCCAGGAGGCACATCCTCCTCCAGATCACATTGTACTTTCGATGATCGATGCAGCGCATGAGTGCCGGCAAAGCTTTCAAGAAAAGCTTACTAGTCTTAGACAATCCATTCAGGACTTACAGAAGAGAAAATCCTCTCTAGATAGTCTTTCCTCACATGTAAAGTGCAAGTATAAATTGGTTATGCAAGACTACAGTAAAGAGGAAATCAATGTGCATGAGGAGTTGGCTCGATCGCGTAAGCACTTTACATCTTCTTTGTACGAGGTAGAAAAATTAAACAATCAGGTGTTGGATGAACAAGCTTACCTTCTCAACATAGCCGAAGTACAGATTGTGTCAAGGTGTGACTACCTATTGCTAAAGATGAAACAGTCAGATTTAGCTCTTTTGGAAGAATCTCTTGACGAAGAAGAACCCAACCTATTGGCTAATTTACCACAAAACCTTACACTTCAAGATGTAGAGTTTCTTAAGGTCGGGCATGTTGGTCCTGTACAGGTTGGTCAAGTCGTCAAGAAGCCTTACAATGTGAATTTAGATGATCCTGACCCAGATGGGTTTCCCACAGCTATGAGCAATGATGTAGACACATTGCCCGAAGATGTGAGCCATGTTCAACCTTGTACATCAACTCCCATAGTCCAACTTGTAGATGCTGCGTGTAGCCTACAACAGTGTCAGTTTCTAAGGAAGATGGGATCTAAGGGTAATATGCCGGGAATGTTTAATCTCCCCGTCAGTATCCATGTTACAGCACTGGGGGAAGTTCTTGTCGCCGATAGAGGTAACTGCAGAATTCAGGTTTTCAACAGAAAAGGCTTCTTGAGAGAAATAAGACGAAGTCCTACTGGAATTGATACTTTCGTGCTAAGCTTTCTTGGTGCAGATCTTCCTAACTTGATTCCGTTATCGGTAACTATGAACTGCCACGGACTAATAGGTGTGACTGATAATTATGATAACTCTGTAAAAGTATATACAATGGAAGGACACTGTATTGCCTGCCACAGAAGTCAACTGAGCAAACCATGGGGAATTGCTGCTATGCCTTCGGGTCAGTTCGTTGTAACCGATGTGGAAGGAGGAAAGCTTTGGTGTCTGACCGTAGACCGAAGCCTCGGTGTCGTCAAATACAGTCGGCTTTGTAGTGCTGTGCGGCCAAAGTTTGTAACTTGTGACCAGCAAGGCATTGTATACTTCACCCAAGGACTGGGACTGAACTTGGAAAACCGTCAGTATGAGCATAATCTCGAAGGAGGTTTTTCTATTGGCTCAGTGGGAGCTGATGGCCAACTGGGTCGTCAAATCAGTCACTTTTTCTCGGAGAACGAGGACTTTCGTTGTATTGCTGGAATGTGCGTCGGGGCCCGGGGAGACTTGGTTGTAGCTGACAGTGGGCGGAAAGAAATTCTTCATTTTCCTAAAAGCGGAGGGTACAGTGTCCTAATTAAAGAGGGCTTGACCTGTCCTGTTGGCGTATCCATAACTCCGAAGGGACAGCTGTTGGTGCTGGATTGTTGGGATCATTGTATTAAAATTTACAGTTACCATGCACGCCGGTATTCTTCACCTTGA